A single region of the Ictalurus punctatus breed USDA103 chromosome 26, Coco_2.0, whole genome shotgun sequence genome encodes:
- the LOC108258801 gene encoding CMRF35-like molecule 3 isoform X2: MKILLIFSFCLIISGSDAVTTVTGYRGRSVQIKCPYGSGYEEYKKYLCRAKVFTVTITDLRTEDGNTYWCVIERTGYDIYTELLLLVKTEDPAISTVSPSTHSASTHIVTPSLQAEITHSTANLLNDVTHQTITSSSHGIPKYIMISTGAVLLAVGVIIAIYCKIHRQGSETETRSSTEANGDSENVQNLPPLQAKQQADLPESVYQSLDLTTNQSDSVYQSLTFNNKL, translated from the exons ATGAAGATCCTCCTTATCTTCTCCTTCTGCCTGATTATAT CTGGTTCTGATGCTGTAACTACAGTAACTGGATACAGAGGAAGATCAGTTCAGATTAAATGCCCCTACGGATCTGGATATGAAGAATACAAGAAGTATCTCTGCAGAG CCAAAGTCTTCACCGTCACCATCACTGATCTGAGAACAGAGGATGGAAACACTTACTGGTGTGTGATAGAGCGGACAGGGTATGATATTTACACAGAGCTTCTACTGCTGGTTAAAACGG AGGATCCTGCCATCAGTACTGTCTCACCGTCCACACACTCCGCTTCAACACATATCGTGACTCCATCACTGCAGGCTGAGATCACACATTCAACAG CTAATCTATTAAATGATGTTACCCACCAAACCATCACTTCCTCATCCCATG GTATACCTAAGTACATCATGATCAGTACAGGTGCAGTGTTGTTGGCTGTTGGTGTGATTATAGCGATCTACTGCAAAATACATCGTCAAG GCTCTGAAACAGAGACACGATCTTCCACAGAG GCAAATGGAGATTCTGAAAATGTCCAGAATTTACCTCCTCTCCAAGCGAAACAACAAGCCGATTTACCCGAATCTGTCTATCAGAGTCTAGACCTAaccaccaaccaatcagactCGGTCTACCAGAGTCTGACCTTTAATAATAAGCTGTAA
- the LOC108258801 gene encoding CMRF35-like molecule 3 isoform X1, with the protein MKILLIFSFCLIISGSDAVTTVTGYRGRSVQIKCPYGSGYEEYKKYLCRGKCPHVGYNDVPVRSGSPAKDTRFSLYDDTTAKVFTVTITDLRTEDGNTYWCVIERTGYDIYTELLLLVKTEDPAISTVSPSTHSASTHIVTPSLQAEITHSTANLLNDVTHQTITSSSHGIPKYIMISTGAVLLAVGVIIAIYCKIHRQGSETETRSSTEANGDSENVQNLPPLQAKQQADLPESVYQSLDLTTNQSDSVYQSLTFNNKL; encoded by the exons ATGAAGATCCTCCTTATCTTCTCCTTCTGCCTGATTATAT CTGGTTCTGATGCTGTAACTACAGTAACTGGATACAGAGGAAGATCAGTTCAGATTAAATGCCCCTACGGATCTGGATATGAAGAATACAAGAAGTATCTCTGCAGAGGTAAATGTCCCCATGTGGGGTATAATGATGTTCCTGTTCGTTCTGGATCTCCTGCTAAAGACACCAGATTCTCTCTGTATGACGACACAACAGCCAAAGTCTTCACCGTCACCATCACTGATCTGAGAACAGAGGATGGAAACACTTACTGGTGTGTGATAGAGCGGACAGGGTATGATATTTACACAGAGCTTCTACTGCTGGTTAAAACGG AGGATCCTGCCATCAGTACTGTCTCACCGTCCACACACTCCGCTTCAACACATATCGTGACTCCATCACTGCAGGCTGAGATCACACATTCAACAG CTAATCTATTAAATGATGTTACCCACCAAACCATCACTTCCTCATCCCATG GTATACCTAAGTACATCATGATCAGTACAGGTGCAGTGTTGTTGGCTGTTGGTGTGATTATAGCGATCTACTGCAAAATACATCGTCAAG GCTCTGAAACAGAGACACGATCTTCCACAGAG GCAAATGGAGATTCTGAAAATGTCCAGAATTTACCTCCTCTCCAAGCGAAACAACAAGCCGATTTACCCGAATCTGTCTATCAGAGTCTAGACCTAaccaccaaccaatcagactCGGTCTACCAGAGTCTGACCTTTAATAATAAGCTGTAA